A genome region from Hevea brasiliensis isolate MT/VB/25A 57/8 chromosome 9, ASM3005281v1, whole genome shotgun sequence includes the following:
- the LOC110654907 gene encoding scarecrow-like protein 6, with the protein MKAMPLPFEDFQGKGVLGFSSCSSSSSSSSSSSYPDSFSHLPPQNQLQQPQKWQNSNTQENCCYVGSEPTSVLDARRSPSPPTSSSTLSSSQGGSNGGGGGASTETTTGVAAAVSGYPSVDVSTEKCGQLGMEDWEGVLPGSPSHEQSILRLIMGDVEDPSLGLNRLLQGGSGSQDMEFNAGFGVVDQGFFFEPIHSTTLVNSIQPSVHGTSSEFPLLSQNARIGSVLSQNPNPVISTSAGNILPGMFQHQPPPPIEAAEEKPQIFNPQVITHQHQAQFGQNPAMFMPLSYAQLQEHHLLSPPPTKRLNSGPIGANCQLPKVPFPDSRPELFLQRQQHHLQILQQQRPAMMKQKIVTDELAAQQLQQAILNPICQAAELIETGNPVLAQGILARLNHQLSLSIGKPHIRAAFYFKEALQLLLHMNNSTNPSTMSACSLISKIGAYKSFSEISPILQFANFTCNQALLEACEGFDRIHIIDFDIGFGGQWASLMQELAMRNGGVPSLKITAFASPSSHDEVELGFTRENLRIFASEINMPFELEILGHESLNSGSWSLPLCVSEKEVIAVNLPIGPFSNYPLSLPVALRLVKQLSPKVVVSLDRGCDRTDLPFAHHVNHSIQSYSSLLESLEAVNMNLDALQKIERFLVQPGIEKTVLGRHRHPDRTPSWRSLFLQSGFTPFQFSNFAESQAECLVQRTPVRGFHVEKRQSSLVLCWQRKELISASAWRC; encoded by the coding sequence ATGAAGGCCATGCCCCTGCCCTTTGAGGATTTTCAAGGGAAGGGGGTGTTAGGTTtctcttcttgttcttcttcttcttcttcttcctcttcttcctcttaCCCAGATTCTTTCTCTCATCTACCACCACAAAATCAGCTTCAACAGCCACAAAAGTGGCAAAACAGCAACACCCAAGAAAATTGCTGCTATGTGGGCAGTGAGCCCACATCTGTGCTTGACGCTAGAAGAAGCCCGAGCCCACCAACATCTTCTTCAACACTGTCTTCTTCACAAGGGGGCAGTAACGGCGGTGGTGGAGGTGCCTCCACCGAAACCACCACCGGCGTGGCAGCGGCAGTTTCCGGGTATCCCTCTGTAGATGTAAGTACTGAAAAATGTGGGCAGCTTGGAATGGAGGACTGGGAGGGCGTGTTGCCTGGGTCTCCTAGTCATGAACAGTCAATTTTGAGGCTAATTATGGGTGATGTTGAGGATCCATCTTTGGGATTGAACAGGCTCTTGCAAGGTGGAAGTGGGTCACAAGATATGGAGTTCAATGCGGGTTTTGGGGTTGTAGATCAGGGTTTCTTCTTTGAGCCTATTCACAGTACCACCTTGGTGAACAGCATTCAACCTTCTGTTCATGGAACTTCTTCCGAGTTTCCTCTTCTTAGCCAAAATGCCAGGATTGGTTCCGTATTGAGCCAAAACCCGAACCCGGTAATTTCTACTTCAGCTGGCAACATATTACCGGGTATGTTTCAACATCAACCACCACCACCAATTGAAGCTGCAGAGGAGAAGCCACAGATTTTCAATCCACAGGTGATAACTCACCAACATCAAGCACAGTTCGGCCAGAATCCTGCTATGTTCATGCCGTTGTCATATGCCCAATTGCAAGAGCATCATCTCTTATCCCCACCGCCAACTAAGCGCCTTAATTCAGGGCCCATTGGAGCCAACTGTCAGTTGCCAAAGGTTCCGTTTCCCGATTCAAGGCCGGAGTTATTTCTCCAACGACAGCAACATCATCTTCAAATTCTTCAACAGCAGAGACCAGCAATGATGAAGCAAAAAATTGTGACGGATGAATTGGCGGCCCAGCAGCTTCAGCAGGCAATATTAAACCCAATATGCCAGGCAGCAGAGCTGATCGAAACTGGCAATCCGGTACTCGCGCAAGGGATATTGGCGCGGCTCAATCACCAGCTCTCTCTTTCGATCGGCAAGCCTCATATTAGGGCTGCTTTTTACTTCAAGGAAGCCTTGCAGTTGCTTCTTCACATGAACAACAGTACCAACCCATCTACTATGTCCGCTTGTAGTCTTATTTCCAAGATTGGTGCTTACAAATCTTTCTCTGAAATCTCTCCGATCCTTCAGTTTGCTAATTTTACTTGTAATCAAGCCCTCCTCGAGGCGTGTGAAGGTTTTGATAGAATTCATATTATCGATTTTGATATTGGTTTTGGTGGGCAATGGGCTTCTCTGATGCAAGAGCTGGCTATGAGGAATGGGGGTGTCCCTTCTCTTAAAATCACTGCCTTTGCTTCTCCTTCCTCACATGATGAGGTCGAGCTCGGTTTTACTCGAGAAAATTTAAGAATCTTCGCTAGTGAAATCAACATGCCATTCGAGCTCGAAATTTTAGGCCACGAATCTTTAAATTCTGGTTCTTGGTCATTGCCTCTTTGTGTATCAGAGAAAGAAGTAATTGCTGTGAATCTTCCAATTGGGCCCTTCTCTAATTATCCATTATCCCTTCCTGTGGCACTTCGATTGGTGAAGCAGCTTTCACCTAAAGTCGTGGTCTCATTGGACAGGGGCTGCGATCGAACTGACCTGCCATTCGCCCACCATGTAAATCATTCTATTCAATCTTATTCAAGCCTGCTTGAATCTTTGGAAGCTGTGAATATGAACCTAGATGCGCTGCAAAAGATTGAGAGATTCTTGGTCCAACCAGGTATTGAAAAAACTGTATTGGGTCGTCATCGCCACCCTGATAGGACTCCTTCTTGGAGGAGTCTGTTTCTGCAGTCTGGGTTCACTCCATTCCAATTCAGTAACTTCGCCGAGTCACAAGCTGAGTGTTTGGTGCAGCGAACTCCAGTTAGGGGATTTCATGTTGAAAAGAGGCAGTCTTCACTGGTTCTTTGCTGGCAGCGAAAGGAGCTCATCTCAGCTTCAGCTTGGAGGTGTTGA
- the LOC131183344 gene encoding root meristem growth factor 10-like, translating to MSVVSCLLLLLLCLPLHARSARRLASADQNLLKKFHISNQNDEKKVSVAPMESSSSNERAKAAKEESIPETRSLMSEENAKHSGSTKKESLVSVPWRVPHNKHGAKKHPGFNLDYSPPKTHPPSHN from the exons ATGTCGGTCGTATCTTGTCTTCTTCTGTTACTTTTATGCCTTCCTTTGCATGCACGTAGTGCCAGACGACTTGCTTCTGCTGATCAGAACCTCCTCAAGAAATTTCACATCTCCAATCAG AATGATGAGAAGAAAGTTTCAGTTGCACCAATGGAGTCTTCTTCGTCAAATGAACGTGCAAAAGCTGCAAAGGAAGAGAGCATCCCAGAGACTCGGAGCTTAATGTCAGAAGAGAATGCAAAACATTCAGGTTCTACTAAAAAAGAGTCCCTTGTTTCAGTTCCCTGGCGCGTGCCTCACAATAAACATGGAGCTAAAAAGCATCCCGGTTTCAACTTGGACTACTCACCACCCAAGACACACCCACCTTCGCACAACTGA
- the LOC110654865 gene encoding 14 kDa proline-rich protein DC2.15-like: MASNTSVASIALLLSLNFLFFTLVSSTHPNKVPCPPPPATPKATCPKDTLKLGVCANLLNDLLHLVVGTPPKKPCCPLIQGLADLEAAVCLCTALKANVLGIHLNVPISLSLLLNYCGKGVPAGFQCA, translated from the coding sequence ATGGCTTCCAACACTAGTGTTGCAAGCATTGCTCTTCTTCTCTCCCTTAACTTTCTCTTCTTCACTTTGGTTAGCTCAACTCATCCTAATAAGGTCCCTTGTCCACCACCACCAGCAACACCTAAAGCCACTTGCCCAAAAGACACTCTAAAGCTAGGAGTATGCGCTAACTTATTAAACGATTTGCTGCATCTGGTAGTGGGAACCCCGCCAAAGAAACCATGTTGCCCTCTCATTCAAGGTCTTGCTGACCTTGAAGCCGCCGTTTGCCTTTGCACTGCCCTTAAGGCCAATGTTTTGGGCATCCATCTTAATGTGCCTATCTCCTTAAGCTTGCTCTTGAATTACTGTGGAAAGGGTGTTCCTGCAGGATTCCAGTGCGCCTAA